In one Musa acuminata AAA Group cultivar baxijiao chromosome BXJ2-5, Cavendish_Baxijiao_AAA, whole genome shotgun sequence genomic region, the following are encoded:
- the LOC135611729 gene encoding synaptotagmin-2-like produces MGFFSSVLGFFGFGIGIAVGLVIGYYLFIYFQPTDVKDPEIRPLFEQDAKSLEHMFPEIPVWVKNPDFDRIDWLNKFLEHMWPYLDKAICKTAKEIAKPIIAENTAKFKMESVEFETLTLGTLPPTFQGMKVYTTDEKELIMEPSLKWAGNPNVTVVVKAFGLKASAQVIDLQVFAIPRITLKPLVPNFPCFAKILVSLMEKPHVDFGLKLLGADLMSIPGLYRFVQETIKKQVANMYLWPKTLQVAIMDPTRALKKPTGILNVNVVRAYKLKKKDLLGKSDPYVKLKLSDDNLPSKKTTVKRSNLNPEWNEEFKLVVKEPESQALELSVYDWEQVGKHDKMGVNSIPLKDLTPDETKSLTLDLLKNLDPNDPQNDKSRGQIVLEVTYRPFKEGEVANDISDDEGEIEKPPEGTPAGGGLLVVIVHEAQDLEGKHHTNPYVRILFRGEEKKTKCLKKNRDPRWEEEFQYMCEEPPTNDKMHVEVLSKPPSIGIHSKEMLGYVVINVADAVTNKRINEKYHLIDSRNGRIQVELQWRSS; encoded by the exons ATGGGATTCTTCAGCTCCGTGTTAGGCTTCTTCGGCTTCGGAATTGGGATCGCCGTCGGGCTGGTCATCGGTTACTACCTCTTCATCTACTTCCAGCCCACGGATGTCAAG GATCCTGAAATCCGACCGCTATTTGAACAAGATGCAAAATCACTGGAGCACATGTTTCCTGAAATTCCTGTGTGGGTGAAAAATCCAGACTTCGATCGA ATCGACTGGCTAAACAAGTTTCTCGAGCATATGTGGCCGTATCTCGACAAG GCAATATGCAAAACTGCGAAAGAGATTGCAAAACCAATTATCGCTGAGAACACTGCCAAGTTCAAGATGGAGTCGGTTGAATTCGAAACCCTCACATTAGGTACTCTGCCACCTACTTTTCAAG GAATGAAAGTTTACACCACGGACGAAAAGGAACTAATCATGGAACCATCACTCAAATGGGCTGGAAATCCTAACGTCACTGTTGTGGTCAAGGCATTCGGACTCAAAGCAAGCGCACAG GTAATAGACTTACAAGTCTTTGCTATACCACGCATCACATTGAAGCCACTCGTCCCCAATTTCCCTTGTTTTGCAAAGATCCTTGTATCGCTCATGGAGAAG CCACATGTTGATTTTGGATTGAAGCTTCTGGGAGCCGATCTTATGTCGATACCTGGTCTTTACAGATTTGTTCAG GAGACGATTAAGAAACAGGTCGCCAACATGTATCTATGGCCTAAAACACTGCAAGTGGCAATTATGGACCCAACGCG AGCTCTGAAGAAGCCAACTGGTATTCTAAATGTGAATGTCGTCCGGGCATATAAACTGAAGAAAAAAGATCTGTTGGGTAAGTCTGATCCATACGTAAAACTAAAGCTTTCAGACGACAATCTTCCATCAAAGAAAACCACCGTGAAGCGTAGCAACCTGAACCCTGAGTGGAACGAGGAATTCAAGTTGGTCGTCAAGGAACCAGAATCTCAAGCTCTGGAGCTCAGTGTCTATGACTGGGAACAG GTTGGAAAACATGATAAGATGGGCGTGAATTCTATCCCGTTGAAGGATCTTACCCCTGACGAGACTAAATCTCTAACGCTGGACTTGCTCAAAAATCTGGATCCCAATGATCCTCAAAACGACAAGTCGCGTGGACAGATCGTTCTCGAGGTCACATATAGGCCTTTCAAGGAAGGGGAGGTTGCCAACGACATCAGCGACGATGAAGGTGAGATCGAAAAGCCTCCTGAAGGCACTCCCGCAGGTGGTGGTTTGCTCGTGGTTATCGTACACGAAGCTCAAGATCTCGAGGGGAAGCACCATACCAATCCCTATGTCCGGATCCTTTtcagaggagaggagaagaagaccaAG TGCCTCAAGAAGAACAGAGATCCACGATGGGAAGAGGAGTTCCAGTACATGTGCGAGGAGCCACCCACAAATGATAAGATGCATGTGGAGGTTCTTAGTAAGCCCCCAAGCATTGGAATCCACTCTAAG GAAATGCTGGGATATGTTGTCATCAACGTTGCAGATGCCGTCACCAATAAGAGAATCAATGAGAAATATCATCTTATTGACTCCAGAAATGGCCGCATTCAAGTCGAGCTTCAGTGGAGGAGTTCATAA